In Rhizophagus irregularis chromosome 12, complete sequence, a single window of DNA contains:
- a CDS encoding uncharacterized protein (SECRETED:cutsite_SSA-DS; SECRETED:prob_0.4684); SECRETED:SignalP(1-21), whose protein sequence is MVNFILNSFLLFLLVGIVSSADSSTFGSVAENNGFIPSTDLRGSFSQQNANTQGFHKADVYFKTKIPSLNPDQSGVSSINCNDGKITLGLKEQNDIDQINNWPDKVILLISDKWECFGKTETQFFIVSDKVIDAPNKSVSFTSEESKISDQADEFLINVSWVDGGSKKRNVNRRRSRKRAQNLDISKKLNLNVLFDEKTGKSSKPNIPLIKLGQNNTEETLLCANCFVNGEATINMIIGGKFFPFKLTDATISVKGNIKMNLDFSINGKVGASLSPPDIQLLSIPLSPLGISNLFNIGPSIDLGASASITADITGTLRTGGEIDIPNFSANFTLIDEPKFVQSGFDPQTKSHDPTVGVTISTGISGSLKPQLSFGLDVLNGLFQIKTGFQVKTTLGTSVSIGSESGCNGNDQPHLESTLVGDLGFFVAKKDFPIVNLPSVTLLDKCVPKVV, encoded by the coding sequence atggttaatttcattttgaattcatttttactttttttacttgttGGAATTGTTTCTTCAGCAGACTCATCAACTTTTGGCTCTGTTGCAGAAAATAATGGATTTATACCATCAACTGACCTTCGTGGTTCTTTTAGTCAACAAAATGCAAATACCCAAGGATTTCATAAAGCagatgtttattttaaaacaaagatACCATCATTAAATCCTGATCAAAGTGGAGTATCAAGTATTAATTGTAATGATGGAAAAATTACTCTCGGTTTGAAGGAGCAAAATGATATCGATCAAATTAACAATTGGCCCGATAAAGTTATCTTATTAATTTCAGATAAATGGGAATGTTTTGGTAAAACTGAAAcccaattttttatagttagtGATAAGGTCATTGATGCACCTAATAAATCAGTGAGTTTTACTTCTGAAGAAAGTAAAATATCGGATCAAGCAGATGAATTCCTTATTAACGTTTCATGGGTCGATGGAGGTTCGAAAAAACGTAACGTAAATCGTCGTAGATCACGTAAAAGAGCTCAAAATCTTGATAtaagcaaaaaattaaatttaaatgttttatttgatgaaaagACTGGAAAATCTTCAAAACCAAATATTCCACTTATTAAATTGGGACAAAATAATACTGAGGAAACTTTACTTTGTGCTAATTGTTTTGTAAACGGTGAAGCCACAATTAACATGATAATTGGTGGTAAATTTTTCCCCTTTAAATTAACAGATGCTACAATTTCTGTTAAAGGGAACATTAAGATGAACCTTGACTTTTCTATTAATGGTAAAGTTGGTGCTAGTCTTTCTCCCCCTGATATTCAACTTCTTAGTATTCCTTTATCTCCTCtcggtatatcaaatttatttaatattggaCCTTCGATAGATCTTGGCGCTTCAGCTTCAATAACTGCAGATATAACAGGAACTCTTCGTACTGGAGGTGAAATTGACATACCAAATTTTAGTGCTAATTTCACTTTGATTGATGAGCCAAAATTTGTTCAATCCGGTTTTGATCCACAAACAAAATCACATGATCCAACTGTTGGTGTCACTATTTCAACTGGTATTAGTGGTTCGTTAAAGCCACAATTATCCTTTGGTCTTGATGTACTTAATGgactttttcaaattaaaactGGGTTCCAAGTAAAAACAACACTTGGTACTAGTGTTTCAATTGGTAGTGAAAGTGGATGTAATGGAAATGATCAACCACATCTTGAAAGTACTCTTGTAGGTGATTTAGGTTTCTTTGTAGCAAAAAAAGACTTTCCTATAGTAAATTTACCATCCGTAACTTTATTAGATAAGTGCGTACCAAAAGTtgtttaa